A region of Chloracidobacterium sp. DNA encodes the following proteins:
- a CDS encoding CbbQ/NirQ/NorQ/GpvN family protein: MELAVEKYKVASEPYYLPLKNEVELFEAAYKAKLPAMLKGPTGCGKTRFVEYMAHRLNRPLITVACHEDLSSTDLVGRFLLEGEETVWHDGPLTTAVRHGAICYLDEVVEARKDTVVIIHPLTDDRRRLPIEKRGTVIEAPDEFMLVVSYNPGYQSILKDLKQSTRQRFVAMEFDYPDAAAETEIVAKEGGIDESTATDLVKIGQKVRNLRGHGLEEGVSTRLLIYAAQMIAQGISPIAAAETAICYPITDDRELQRSIREIVTTII; this comes from the coding sequence ATGGAACTAGCCGTCGAGAAATACAAAGTAGCGAGCGAGCCTTATTATTTGCCGCTCAAAAACGAAGTCGAGCTTTTTGAAGCAGCCTACAAAGCTAAACTGCCCGCGATGCTCAAAGGCCCGACCGGTTGCGGCAAGACGCGCTTTGTCGAATACATGGCGCACCGGCTCAACCGCCCGCTCATAACCGTCGCCTGTCACGAGGACCTCTCGTCGACCGATCTGGTCGGCCGCTTTCTGCTCGAGGGCGAAGAGACAGTCTGGCACGACGGCCCGCTGACGACCGCCGTTCGCCACGGTGCGATCTGCTATCTCGACGAGGTCGTCGAGGCCCGCAAAGACACGGTCGTTATCATTCATCCACTAACTGATGACCGCCGGCGTTTGCCAATAGAAAAACGCGGCACGGTGATCGAGGCTCCTGACGAATTCATGCTCGTCGTTTCTTACAATCCGGGCTACCAATCGATCCTCAAAGACCTGAAACAATCAACGCGGCAGCGTTTCGTCGCGATGGAATTCGATTACCCCGACGCTGCCGCCGAGACCGAGATCGTCGCCAAAGAAGGCGGCATCGACGAATCTACCGCCACCGACCTCGTCAAGATCGGCCAAAAGGTCCGCAACCTCCGCGGCCACGGCCTCGAAGAAGGCGTCTCGACACGCCTCCTCATCTACGCCGCCCAAATGATCGCCCAAGGCATCTCCCCCATCGCCGCCGCCGAAACCGCGATCTGCTACCCAATAACCGACGACCGCGAACTCCAACGCAGCATCCGCGAGATCGTGACAACGATAATTTAA
- a CDS encoding outer membrane beta-barrel protein, with protein sequence MNRMLQFVTVAVLLVFSAMSVAAQSDRNKFEFYGGYSYLRTDTGLDEDLEDLDVDSNFNSHGFNASLTGNVHRYVGLKADFSTHSKSRSFTDGTDTASIKFRTNQFLGGLQFKDNKVDGKRVKPFAHVLAGVANQKITASGSYIIPEGGSTTFDDSASTNNFAMVFGAGIDVKVSKRVDIRIIQFDYNPIFFREQDFDDFTLAGRTQNNFRIGVGIVIH encoded by the coding sequence ATGAATCGAATGTTACAGTTCGTAACGGTAGCGGTTTTACTAGTTTTTTCGGCTATGTCAGTCGCTGCCCAAAGCGACCGGAACAAGTTTGAGTTTTATGGCGGATATTCGTATCTGCGAACTGACACCGGATTGGATGAGGACCTTGAAGACTTGGATGTCGATTCAAATTTCAATTCTCATGGTTTCAATGCTTCATTGACCGGCAATGTTCATCGCTATGTCGGGCTGAAGGCTGATTTTTCAACCCACAGCAAGTCACGATCGTTCACTGACGGCACTGACACTGCGTCCATTAAGTTCAGGACCAACCAGTTCCTAGGTGGACTTCAGTTCAAAGACAATAAAGTGGATGGCAAGCGCGTCAAACCATTTGCCCATGTTCTTGCGGGCGTTGCCAACCAAAAAATAACGGCGAGTGGTTCATACATTATACCCGAAGGCGGCAGCACCACCTTTGATGATTCCGCCAGTACCAACAATTTTGCTATGGTCTTTGGCGCCGGCATCGACGTGAAAGTCAGCAAAAGAGTTGATATAAGAATCATCCAATTTGACTATAACCCGATCTTTTTCCGCGAACAGGACTTTGATGACTTTACTCTTGCTGGCCGAACACAGAACAATTTCCGTATAGGCGTAGGCATCGTCATCCACTAG
- a CDS encoding helix-turn-helix domain-containing protein, whose translation MDVYAESSGLIGVGAESFVPQTVHSWLNYQIGSIKPFQIETLCTALNCTPNDLFEWREDNKTVIPEGHALRSLKKSNNHLALRDIPADKLEKLGEMLAQLGDEHE comes from the coding sequence ATGGACGTATACGCAGAGTCGAGCGGCCTTATAGGTGTCGGTGCAGAATCTTTTGTGCCGCAGACCGTGCATTCGTGGCTCAATTATCAGATCGGCAGCATCAAGCCCTTTCAGATCGAAACGCTCTGCACGGCTCTCAACTGCACGCCAAACGACCTTTTCGAATGGCGCGAGGACAACAAAACCGTCATCCCCGAAGGCCACGCCCTCCGCTCGCTAAAAAAATCAAACAATCACCTCGCCCTCCGCGACATCCCGGCAGATAAGCTGGAAAAGCTGGGCGAGATGCTTGCGCAGTTAGGTGATGAACATGAGTAA
- a CDS encoding NADAR family protein → MSKIVIIAVLFSLLISCSKPPYPKAWFEPVNDPNKPDWEILPQEAKRGEVILSKRNELGILSNFAATPFELDGKRYASVEGFWQMMLYPETEPCPDCPIDPRLKEGVEWKYAREQVSQMTGFEAKQAGTLAEENMKKLGIDWCTYSVNGIDTFDIDGKGRFPYRSATPGTHYALIVAAMRAKLNQNPEVKSILLATGDLRLRPDHYGEPAPPPEWYYCDIWMQLRNELRPQSDTYSIF, encoded by the coding sequence ATGAGTAAGATTGTAATCATTGCCGTTTTGTTCTCCTTGCTGATTTCTTGTAGTAAACCACCCTATCCCAAAGCCTGGTTCGAGCCGGTCAATGATCCAAACAAGCCCGACTGGGAAATACTACCGCAGGAGGCGAAGCGGGGTGAGGTTATTTTGTCGAAACGGAATGAGCTTGGCATCTTGTCGAACTTTGCGGCGACGCCGTTTGAGCTGGACGGCAAGCGGTACGCTAGCGTCGAGGGCTTTTGGCAGATGATGCTTTATCCCGAAACTGAACCGTGTCCTGATTGTCCGATCGATCCGCGGCTTAAAGAAGGTGTGGAGTGGAAATACGCTCGCGAACAGGTCTCACAGATGACAGGCTTCGAAGCCAAGCAAGCCGGAACGCTCGCCGAGGAGAACATGAAAAAACTCGGCATTGACTGGTGTACTTATAGCGTGAATGGCATTGATACATTCGACATTGACGGGAAAGGAAGATTTCCTTATCGTTCGGCAACGCCTGGCACTCATTACGCCCTTATCGTCGCCGCAATGCGAGCCAAGCTCAACCAAAACCCCGAAGTAAAAAGCATCCTTCTTGCCACTGGAGACTTGAGATTAAGACCGGATCATTACGGGGAACCCGCTCCGCCGCCTGAATGGTATTACTGCGATATATGGATGCAGTTGCGCAACGAATTGCGGCCACAATCGGATACTTATTCAATCTTCTAG
- the topA gene encoding type I DNA topoisomerase, translating to MSKNLLIVESPAKAKTIEKILGKDFQVNSCFGHIRDLEKAGMGIDIENDFEPRYIVSDDKKKVVSELRSLAKKSDEVWLATDEDREGEAISWHLCEVLGLDPVTTKRIVFHEITKPAIEAAVKNPRTVNMNLVMAQQARRVLDRIVGFELSPVLWRKISTSGKNLSAGRVQSVAVRLIADREREINAFEQESHFKIEGLFFADDITGKQVTFKAEGRKQTSADDAETFLKGCTGADYKVTDIRVKPGKRTPAAPFTTSTLQQEASRKLGYGVARTMQIAQKLYENGHITYMRTDSVSLSDTALADITQTVSNLYGDRYQQFRKFKNKNESAQEAHEAIRPTYTNTTTVNDPEWQRLYELIWKRTMASQMADAELEKTTVKIEISTNKEELTASGEVLKFDGFLKVYQEDKDEDDAEESSEGLLPPMTVGQSLPLSELRATERFSRAQPRYTEASLVKKLEELGIGRPSTYAPTISTIQKRGYVEKRDKEGKQRAYRIVSLKDNSISKRTEFEITGAEKAKLFPTDLGLVVTDFLKQHFDDIMDYGFTAKIEEEFDEVAAGKLQWNDMLEEFYGPFKKDVDNTLENAERAKGERLLGIDPETEKPIVARIARFGPVIQIGSIGDEEKPRFLNLQPGQSIETITFEEALALSKLQGTLGTYEGKDLLAGVGRFGPYVKWGDEFVSIPRGTDLATVDTEKAIEFIKAKQIADAPVGEHDSKPITKGTGRFGPFIKWDGLYINVPRRYDFDSLSQAEMNELIEAKVSKEANRYIQRWEDEKISVENARWGPIIKFGKKIIYLPKKADGSRSTADEAAALTLEQVKKLIEAELPDAFTKKTRTAKKTPLKKKGK from the coding sequence ATGTCGAAGAACCTATTAATAGTTGAGAGCCCTGCTAAAGCAAAGACCATTGAAAAGATCCTCGGAAAGGACTTTCAGGTAAATAGTTGCTTTGGCCACATCCGCGATCTGGAAAAGGCCGGCATGGGTATTGACATTGAAAATGACTTTGAACCCCGTTACATCGTTTCTGACGACAAGAAGAAGGTCGTGAGTGAACTCAGGTCTTTGGCAAAAAAGTCGGACGAAGTATGGCTCGCAACTGACGAGGACCGTGAGGGAGAAGCCATCAGCTGGCATTTGTGCGAGGTGCTGGGCCTTGATCCCGTAACGACCAAACGGATCGTGTTTCATGAGATCACCAAACCTGCGATAGAAGCTGCTGTAAAAAATCCTCGTACGGTGAACATGAACCTCGTGATGGCTCAACAGGCACGTCGCGTGCTGGATCGCATTGTCGGGTTTGAATTAAGCCCTGTGCTATGGCGCAAGATCAGTACGAGCGGTAAAAATTTGAGCGCGGGCCGAGTGCAGAGTGTCGCAGTACGCCTTATCGCCGACCGGGAACGCGAGATCAACGCCTTTGAACAAGAAAGTCATTTCAAGATCGAAGGGCTATTTTTTGCCGATGATATAACCGGAAAGCAAGTAACATTTAAAGCCGAAGGTAGAAAACAGACCAGTGCTGATGATGCCGAAACATTCTTGAAGGGATGTACCGGAGCCGATTATAAAGTAACCGATATCAGGGTAAAACCCGGTAAACGAACCCCTGCCGCGCCGTTCACGACATCAACCCTTCAACAGGAAGCATCAAGAAAACTCGGCTACGGCGTTGCTCGAACGATGCAGATCGCACAGAAGCTATATGAGAACGGGCATATTACGTATATGCGTACCGACAGCGTCAGCTTGAGCGATACGGCACTTGCCGATATTACACAAACGGTTAGTAACCTCTACGGCGATAGATATCAACAGTTCCGTAAGTTCAAAAATAAGAACGAATCCGCACAGGAAGCTCACGAAGCCATTCGCCCTACCTACACAAACACGACTACCGTTAACGACCCGGAATGGCAACGGTTGTACGAACTGATCTGGAAGCGAACTATGGCCTCGCAAATGGCCGATGCTGAGTTAGAGAAAACTACGGTCAAAATAGAGATCTCCACGAACAAGGAAGAATTAACGGCTTCGGGAGAAGTCTTGAAATTCGACGGATTTCTGAAGGTTTATCAAGAAGATAAAGATGAAGATGACGCTGAAGAATCATCTGAAGGCCTGTTGCCGCCAATGACGGTCGGGCAGTCATTACCGTTGTCTGAACTGAGAGCAACCGAAAGGTTCAGCCGTGCCCAACCGAGATACACCGAAGCTTCACTCGTAAAAAAATTAGAAGAGCTCGGCATCGGCCGCCCGTCCACATATGCACCAACGATCTCTACGATCCAGAAAAGAGGTTACGTAGAAAAAAGAGATAAAGAAGGTAAGCAAAGGGCTTACAGGATAGTGTCATTAAAGGATAACTCCATCAGTAAACGGACAGAATTTGAAATTACCGGTGCAGAAAAAGCAAAACTTTTCCCTACGGACCTAGGACTCGTCGTGACGGATTTTTTGAAACAGCATTTCGACGACATTATGGATTATGGTTTTACAGCCAAGATCGAGGAAGAGTTCGATGAGGTTGCCGCCGGCAAACTACAGTGGAACGACATGCTCGAGGAGTTTTACGGGCCCTTTAAGAAAGACGTCGATAACACCCTCGAAAATGCAGAGCGTGCAAAAGGCGAAAGGTTGCTTGGTATTGATCCGGAAACCGAAAAACCAATAGTCGCTCGCATCGCTCGTTTCGGCCCGGTTATCCAGATCGGCAGTATCGGTGATGAGGAAAAGCCTCGATTTCTAAACCTTCAACCGGGTCAGAGCATTGAAACCATTACATTTGAGGAGGCGCTTGCCCTGTCGAAATTGCAGGGCACGCTCGGCACATACGAAGGCAAAGACCTACTAGCAGGCGTTGGCCGCTTCGGGCCTTATGTAAAATGGGGTGATGAGTTTGTCTCTATACCCCGCGGCACCGACCTCGCGACGGTGGACACGGAAAAAGCGATCGAATTTATAAAAGCTAAACAGATCGCGGATGCGCCCGTAGGTGAGCATGACAGTAAACCGATAACAAAAGGTACGGGACGTTTCGGGCCTTTTATAAAATGGGACGGTCTGTACATCAATGTGCCGCGCCGATACGACTTTGACAGTCTGTCACAAGCCGAGATGAACGAACTCATCGAAGCAAAGGTCAGCAAAGAAGCAAACCGTTATATACAACGCTGGGAAGATGAAAAAATATCGGTGGAGAACGCTCGTTGGGGCCCTATCATCAAATTCGGCAAAAAGATCATTTATCTTCCGAAAAAAGCCGACGGCAGCCGCTCCACGGCGGACGAGGCAGCAGCTCTAACGCTGGAACAGGTAAAAAAACTGATCGAGGCAGAACTTCCGGATGCGTTTACAAAGAAGACGAGAACTGCTAAGAAGACACCTTTGAAGAAGAAAGGAAAATGA
- a CDS encoding methyltransferase domain-containing protein — MKENLQFLQAFLKNPLKVGAIAPSSPDLAHEMLNGIQPDDHNIVLELGVGTGAITRFLRDVVPSKDSYLGIELDSDLVTTLNQNFPDMNIVCGSAADAYSIHKQSGLGKVRYVVCCLPFAVLPKEISENVLTEIEKFMDEGCELRLFQYAHGYFLPPAIKLREILQNRYGKSRRSPLVLKNVPPAFTLTWSTV; from the coding sequence ATGAAAGAGAATCTCCAATTTCTACAAGCTTTCTTAAAAAACCCTCTCAAGGTGGGAGCGATCGCGCCTAGTTCACCGGATCTTGCCCATGAAATGCTGAATGGCATTCAACCTGACGATCACAACATCGTACTCGAATTGGGTGTCGGAACCGGAGCAATTACCAGATTTCTGCGTGACGTGGTTCCAAGTAAAGATTCGTACTTGGGAATTGAGTTGGACAGCGACCTTGTCACGACGCTCAATCAAAATTTCCCGGATATGAATATTGTATGCGGTAGCGCTGCTGATGCGTATTCGATCCACAAACAATCGGGACTTGGCAAAGTTCGTTATGTTGTCTGCTGCTTGCCTTTTGCCGTCCTTCCCAAAGAGATCAGCGAAAATGTTCTGACCGAGATCGAGAAATTTATGGACGAAGGCTGTGAGCTTCGGCTCTTTCAATACGCACACGGCTATTTTCTTCCGCCCGCCATCAAGCTTCGCGAAATTTTGCAAAACCGATACGGAAAGTCTCGACGCAGCCCGCTTGTTCTCAAAAATGTTCCGCCCGCGTTTACATTGACCTGGTCAACAGTTTAA
- a CDS encoding M20/M25/M40 family metallo-hydrolase, with protein sequence MYKQKLTVILMIFLLLSPIAAQTASETAKVAGIYSAPKEDIDKIKDEGINRSQVMQTLSYMTDVIGPRLTGSPGLKRANEWTRDTLSKWGLENAQLEPWGPFGRGWTLKKFYAMVDGPTAFPLIAYPKAWSPGTDTLIAAPTVSVKKGQKLSPQTAPANTAYTAEVVRFTATKEEDLEQYRGKLKGKIVLIGQIRETKAHFTPEAKRSTDKELLDLADAQDPALIPRPQPAGQNNFAQQMQFSNTRMRFLANEGAAILIDAGRGDGGTIFVQQATAVQPLPSTDGTPSGSPARLYDKGTNIPIQISAAVEHFNRIARMIDAGEKVTMTVDLAVEYQDQDPMAYNTIAEIPGTDLKDEIVMLGGHLDSWQSATGATDNGAGCAVMMEAVRILKTLGLKPRRTIRIALWSGEEQGLLGSRAYVRKHFAYRGDPNAPLFGGGGGGGQNAAQQSLTKLPEYDKLSAYFNIDNGTGKIRGVYMQGNNNVRPVFKTWLNHFKDPKWWKADFDPAKDTSMAANTLTIANTGGTDHLAFDAVGLPGFQFIQDTIEYDTRTHHSNMDVFDRIQADDMKQMSIIVAAFVYQTAMMDEKMPRKPMR encoded by the coding sequence ATGTACAAACAAAAACTGACCGTCATACTAATGATATTCCTGCTCCTGAGCCCTATAGCTGCTCAGACCGCAAGCGAGACAGCCAAAGTGGCCGGTATTTACTCCGCCCCAAAAGAAGATATCGACAAGATCAAGGACGAAGGCATCAATCGTTCGCAGGTTATGCAGACGCTGAGCTATATGACGGATGTTATCGGCCCGCGGCTTACAGGCTCACCGGGGTTAAAGCGTGCGAATGAATGGACACGCGACACACTTTCGAAATGGGGGCTTGAGAATGCTCAACTCGAGCCGTGGGGACCGTTTGGGCGAGGCTGGACACTAAAGAAGTTTTACGCGATGGTCGATGGGCCGACAGCTTTTCCACTGATCGCTTATCCAAAAGCATGGTCACCCGGAACGGACACATTGATAGCTGCTCCTACCGTAAGTGTTAAAAAAGGGCAAAAGTTGTCTCCTCAGACAGCACCGGCGAACACTGCTTATACTGCTGAAGTTGTAAGGTTTACGGCCACAAAAGAAGAGGATCTTGAGCAATATCGCGGTAAGTTAAAAGGAAAGATCGTCCTTATCGGCCAGATCCGCGAAACAAAAGCTCATTTTACCCCTGAGGCAAAACGTTCAACTGATAAGGAACTTCTCGACTTGGCTGACGCTCAAGATCCGGCTTTGATTCCCCGTCCGCAGCCCGCCGGACAGAACAACTTTGCTCAACAGATGCAATTTAGTAACACTCGAATGAGATTTCTGGCTAATGAAGGTGCCGCGATTCTCATTGATGCTGGCCGAGGTGATGGCGGAACGATCTTTGTCCAGCAAGCGACCGCCGTTCAGCCGCTTCCTTCAACTGATGGAACGCCGTCGGGTTCGCCAGCAAGATTGTATGACAAAGGAACCAATATCCCGATTCAGATCAGCGCAGCAGTGGAACATTTTAATCGCATTGCACGAATGATCGATGCCGGTGAAAAAGTGACTATGACGGTCGATCTCGCCGTCGAGTATCAAGATCAGGATCCGATGGCATATAACACGATCGCCGAGATTCCGGGCACGGATCTCAAGGACGAGATCGTTATGCTTGGCGGCCATCTCGATTCATGGCAGTCTGCAACCGGTGCGACCGACAACGGTGCCGGCTGCGCGGTGATGATGGAAGCAGTACGTATTCTTAAAACACTTGGATTAAAGCCGCGCCGTACTATTCGAATCGCGCTGTGGTCGGGCGAAGAACAGGGCTTGCTTGGCTCTCGCGCGTATGTCAGAAAGCACTTTGCCTATCGTGGCGATCCAAACGCACCACTCTTTGGCGGCGGAGGAGGCGGTGGACAGAACGCTGCTCAACAATCGCTGACGAAACTGCCTGAGTACGACAAACTCTCGGCATACTTCAACATCGACAATGGCACCGGCAAGATCCGCGGCGTCTATATGCAGGGCAATAATAATGTAAGGCCTGTATTCAAAACCTGGCTCAATCATTTCAAAGACCCCAAATGGTGGAAGGCCGATTTCGACCCGGCAAAAGACACAAGTATGGCCGCTAACACGCTTACTATCGCAAACACTGGCGGAACTGATCATCTGGCGTTTGACGCCGTTGGATTGCCGGGTTTTCAATTTATCCAGGACACCATCGAATACGATACCCGTACGCACCACTCAAACATGGACGTCTTTGACCGTATTCAGGCTGACGATATGAAACAGATGTCGATCATTGTCGCTGCATTTGTTTACCAGACGGCTATGATGGACGAAAAAATGCCGCGAAAGCCGATGAGATAA
- a CDS encoding DUF839 domain-containing protein, translated as MDRRSFISNLAYGTAGLALACTSFGRRDMLFAQEAAISKQKAVGYGELFPTAASNTGETFLKLPRGFEYNVIGQQGLLLADGRPTPTLHDGMATFKIGRELRIVRNHEVYGGQKPRPGSAIGTGNHYDETAGGGTTTLIIDPKTRTIVRDFVSLSGTLINCSGGATPWGSWISCEETTLGPTIRVNSRGTNYGGFLKPHGYCFEVFAAANTNAPAIPLKAMGRFEHEAVAVDPRSGVVYMTEDYKTCGFYRFLPKRKKRLAEGGVLQMLAIKDKPAYDTRTGQKQNAMLDATWVTIDQPDPPEADEDTIAVYKQGIAKGAATFTRLEGCCADKHGRIYFSATDGGDSKGGQIWMYSPTGKDAGRLTLLFESTDRSLLDMPDNICLLPKTKLLFICEDSGYVGVGGTPENMVRILTPDGRIADFAQNISTVPLGEFAGATFSPDGKTLFVNIQQVGATFAIWGDFSKFSLK; from the coding sequence ATGGACAGACGGTCTTTCATTTCCAATCTCGCATACGGTACCGCAGGACTCGCTCTAGCTTGTACAAGTTTCGGTCGCCGCGATATGTTGTTCGCTCAAGAAGCAGCAATATCAAAACAAAAAGCTGTCGGATACGGCGAGCTATTTCCAACGGCCGCTAGTAACACGGGCGAAACTTTTCTAAAGTTGCCAAGGGGCTTTGAATACAACGTGATCGGTCAACAAGGCTTGTTGCTGGCCGACGGCAGGCCGACACCGACATTGCATGATGGAATGGCAACGTTCAAGATCGGCCGCGAGCTTCGAATTGTTCGAAATCACGAAGTGTACGGCGGGCAAAAACCTCGTCCGGGTTCGGCAATTGGCACTGGAAATCACTATGACGAAACCGCCGGCGGCGGCACGACAACTTTAATAATTGACCCGAAAACCAGGACGATCGTCCGCGATTTTGTAAGTCTTTCCGGAACGCTGATCAACTGCTCAGGCGGAGCTACTCCTTGGGGAAGCTGGATCTCGTGTGAAGAAACTACGCTCGGACCGACGATCAGAGTAAATAGCAGAGGAACAAATTATGGCGGTTTCTTAAAGCCACACGGATATTGCTTCGAAGTATTCGCCGCAGCGAATACCAATGCTCCTGCGATCCCGCTAAAGGCGATGGGAAGATTCGAGCATGAGGCAGTCGCCGTTGATCCTCGCTCGGGCGTCGTTTACATGACCGAAGACTATAAGACCTGTGGATTTTACCGCTTTTTGCCGAAACGGAAAAAGCGGCTTGCTGAGGGCGGCGTTCTGCAAATGCTCGCAATAAAAGATAAACCTGCATACGACACGCGAACCGGACAAAAGCAAAACGCAATGCTCGATGCAACGTGGGTAACTATCGACCAACCGGATCCGCCGGAAGCTGACGAAGATACAATTGCCGTTTATAAACAAGGCATTGCAAAAGGTGCTGCGACTTTTACGCGGCTTGAAGGCTGCTGTGCCGATAAACACGGCCGCATTTACTTTTCGGCAACGGATGGCGGCGATTCGAAAGGCGGCCAGATATGGATGTATTCGCCGACCGGAAAAGACGCAGGCCGTCTAACACTGTTGTTCGAATCAACCGACCGTTCGCTCCTCGATATGCCCGATAATATCTGTTTGCTGCCAAAAACGAAATTGCTTTTTATTTGCGAAGACAGCGGCTACGTCGGTGTCGGCGGCACGCCTGAGAATATGGTTCGCATCCTGACTCCTGACGGCCGCATCGCCGATTTTGCCCAGAATATTTCCACCGTGCCGCTAGGTGAATTTGCCGGTGCGACATTCTCGCCGGACGGCAAGACTCTTTTCGTCAACATTCAACAAGTCGGTGCTACGTTTGCGATCTGGGGCGATTTCTCAAAGTTCAGCCTAAAATAA
- a CDS encoding GNAT family N-acetyltransferase, translating into MLNIIQASTNEHIGEARILFREYEAWLGLDLCFQGFEAELAQLPGKYALPDGRLLLAFQDEKLAGCIALRKLEEGICEMKRLFVRDEFRGYKIGVELIEWLIADAREIGYEKMRLDTYPTKMGKAVKLYESHGFQAIEPYYENPHDGVLFMEMTL; encoded by the coding sequence ATGCTTAACATCATTCAGGCATCAACGAACGAACATATCGGCGAGGCCCGAATACTCTTTCGCGAATACGAAGCGTGGCTTGGCCTTGATCTTTGTTTTCAAGGTTTTGAAGCTGAGTTGGCACAATTACCCGGCAAATACGCATTGCCCGATGGAAGGCTGTTGTTGGCCTTTCAAGACGAAAAGCTAGCCGGCTGTATCGCTCTGCGAAAGTTGGAAGAAGGCATCTGTGAGATGAAACGGCTGTTTGTTCGTGATGAGTTTCGCGGGTACAAGATCGGTGTCGAACTTATCGAATGGCTCATCGCCGACGCTCGCGAGATCGGCTACGAGAAAATGCGGCTTGATACGTATCCCACAAAGATGGGAAAAGCCGTGAAACTTTATGAGTCTCACGGCTTTCAGGCCATCGAACCTTATTACGAAAATCCGCACGACGGCGTACTTTTTATGGAGATGACGCTCTAA
- a CDS encoding four helix bundle protein, giving the protein MTKSELLNRTKQLALRVIKLVESLPKNRTTDILGKQLLRSATSVGANYRAACRAKSTADFINKLAIVEEEADESIYWLELLVESGQIKANLVVNLLSEFDEIVSIIVSAIKTSKSKRIPKSQFPNHKSI; this is encoded by the coding sequence ATGACTAAATCAGAGTTGTTAAACAGAACAAAGCAGTTGGCTCTTCGAGTGATCAAACTGGTTGAAAGTCTGCCTAAGAACAGGACGACCGATATTCTCGGCAAACAACTACTTCGAAGTGCGACATCAGTCGGAGCAAATTATCGGGCAGCCTGTCGAGCAAAATCGACCGCTGACTTTATCAATAAATTGGCAATCGTTGAAGAAGAAGCGGACGAATCAATCTATTGGTTAGAATTGTTGGTTGAATCTGGTCAGATAAAAGCAAACTTGGTGGTGAATCTTTTGTCTGAGTTTGACGAGATCGTGTCGATAATTGTCTCTGCAATAAAAACATCGAAATCTAAAAGAATTCCGAAATCACAATTCCCAAATCACAAATCGATATGA
- the dprA gene encoding DNA-protecting protein DprA, whose translation MKPETIESIIKREFFEKAEKELNRVKELGGDVLILDDGSYPTLLREIDDPPPVLYVKGDWQACFEQPCVGVIGSRKCSTYGENASEMLSRDLASRGITIVSGLARGIDTAAHRGAMRGSGKTIAVMGTGIDSVYPKENNGMVREILSSGGCLVSQFPLGTPPIKENFPYRNRIISGLSLGVLIVEASERSGSLITARLAMEQNREVMAVPGNITSGNSFGTNYLIKSGAKLVQQWQDVVAELPSEISAAILPPKIEKAAAEIATRQPELIPADMSENERKIWQILTPDEPTHIDVLLEMCGLSFGDLNNALVGLDIRDRIRVLPGKNYARRI comes from the coding sequence ATGAAACCTGAAACGATCGAGAGCATCATCAAGCGTGAATTTTTTGAAAAGGCTGAAAAAGAACTTAATCGCGTCAAAGAGCTTGGCGGTGACGTTCTGATCCTTGATGATGGCAGCTACCCGACTTTATTAAGAGAAATCGATGATCCGCCGCCGGTGCTTTATGTAAAAGGCGATTGGCAAGCTTGTTTTGAGCAGCCGTGCGTTGGTGTGATCGGTTCGCGAAAGTGCTCGACTTATGGTGAGAATGCGTCAGAGATGTTGTCGCGTGATTTGGCTTCGCGCGGCATTACGATAGTTTCCGGCTTGGCTCGCGGCATCGACACGGCTGCTCATCGCGGAGCAATGCGCGGGTCGGGCAAAACCATCGCCGTTATGGGAACTGGAATCGATAGTGTTTATCCGAAAGAAAATAACGGTATGGTCAGAGAAATACTTTCATCGGGTGGCTGTCTGGTTTCGCAGTTCCCGCTCGGCACGCCGCCGATAAAAGAAAACTTTCCATATCGCAATCGCATCATAAGCGGGCTAAGCTTAGGAGTTTTGATCGTCGAGGCGTCGGAGAGAAGCGGCTCTCTCATAACCGCCAGGCTTGCGATGGAACAGAACCGCGAAGTAATGGCTGTTCCGGGAAATATCACATCCGGAAACTCTTTTGGCACGAATTACCTTATTAAGAGCGGCGCCAAGCTCGTCCAGCAATGGCAGGACGTCGTCGCCGAGCTTCCAAGCGAGATCTCCGCTGCGATCCTGCCGCCAAAAATAGAGAAAGCTGCTGCTGAAATCGCGACGCGCCAGCCCGAACTTATTCCGGCCGATATGAGCGAAAACGAACGCAAGATATGGCAGATATTAACGCCCGACGAACCAACGCATATCGATGTGTTGCTCGAAATGTGCGGTCTCTCATTCGGCGATCTAAACAACGCTCTTGTCGGCCTCGATATACGCGATCGTATCCGCGTTTTGCCCGGCAAGAACTATGCTCGGCGAATCTAG